One region of Caldimonas thermodepolymerans genomic DNA includes:
- the ntrB gene encoding nitrate ABC transporter permease, whose amino-acid sequence MVSAVFHPSVAEHRAQAPAATPAAATAAPAAAVAAPPRPAAMPDWRGLALKVLPPLFGIALLVAIWAVATAGSSSFPTPAATFDSAVEVFSDPFYRNGPNDQGIGWNVLNSLQRVALGFGLAALAGIPLGFMIGRFAVLNRMLTPLISLLRPVSPLAWLPIGLLVFQSANPAAIWTIFICSIWPMIINTAVGVQRVPQDYLNVARVLNLSEWKVITRILFPAVLPYMLTGVRLSVGTAWLVIVAAEMLTGGIGIGFWVWDEWNNLNVHHILIAIFVIGIVGLLLEQALVLVARRFSFED is encoded by the coding sequence ATGGTGAGCGCCGTCTTCCATCCGTCGGTCGCGGAGCACCGCGCCCAGGCCCCTGCCGCCACCCCGGCCGCGGCGACCGCCGCCCCTGCGGCGGCCGTCGCTGCCCCGCCCCGTCCGGCCGCGATGCCGGACTGGCGCGGGCTGGCGCTGAAGGTGCTGCCGCCGCTGTTCGGCATCGCGCTGCTGGTCGCGATCTGGGCCGTGGCCACCGCCGGCAGCAGCAGCTTTCCGACGCCGGCCGCGACCTTCGATTCCGCCGTCGAGGTGTTCAGCGATCCGTTCTATCGCAACGGCCCGAACGACCAGGGCATCGGCTGGAACGTACTGAACTCCCTGCAGCGCGTGGCGCTGGGCTTCGGCCTCGCGGCGCTGGCGGGGATTCCGCTGGGCTTCATGATCGGGCGCTTCGCGGTGCTCAACCGCATGCTCACGCCTCTGATCAGCCTGCTGCGGCCGGTCTCGCCGCTGGCCTGGCTGCCGATCGGCCTGCTGGTGTTCCAGTCCGCCAACCCGGCGGCCATCTGGACCATCTTCATCTGCTCGATCTGGCCGATGATCATCAACACCGCGGTGGGCGTGCAGCGCGTGCCGCAGGACTACCTCAACGTCGCCAGGGTGCTGAACCTCAGCGAATGGAAGGTCATCACGCGCATCCTGTTCCCCGCGGTGCTGCCCTACATGCTGACCGGGGTGCGCCTGTCGGTGGGCACGGCCTGGCTCGTGATCGTCGCCGCCGAGATGCTGACCGGCGGCATCGGCATCGGCTTCTGGGTGTGGGACGAGTGGAACAACCTCAACGTGCACCACATCCTGATCGCGATCTTCGTGATCGGCATCGTCGGCCTGCTGCTCGAACAGGCCCTGGTGCTGGTGGCGCGACGCTTCAGCTTCGAGGACTGA
- the pabB gene encoding aminodeoxychorismate synthase component I: protein MPAPSALIDFIDPHGSGTRTRLAFGTPEQAWTARTAAEVPAVLEAAQQAAAAGRWCVGFVAYEAAPAFDAAFEVHPSCGPLAWFAAFDDAAPWPDGLAPAYPPLQWEASIGRAGFDAALARIHQAIADGEVYQVNYTAAVRSPHAGAALELFRALHRTQPEGYAAFLDTGELQVLSVSPELFFDWRDGRLLCRPMKGTALRGATPEEDRARAEALRTTEKERAENLMIVDLIRNDLSRIARPFSVRVPRLFHTQALPTVWQMTSDVMAETRPGTTLRDVFAALFPCGSVTGAPKVRAMHWIRALERAPRGVYCGAVGVLRPDGSATFNVPIRTVVLQDGQAQCGIGSGITADAGTDGEWAEWGGKRRFLELARQPFRLVETLRLEDGRFRAEALHLQRMAAAAVHFGYPWDEARVRGALQALAAAHPQGPWRVRLLLDAAGAAQAEAHPMAAAVPGRVTVQLAREPVRAALPDFLRYKTTRREHYEVHAPDDPAVFDTLLWNAEGEVTEFTRGNVAVRLDGRWVTPPLRCGLLGGVARAEALRDGRLAEAVVRVEDLARAEGLAFLSSLRGWIPAMLRRH from the coding sequence ATGCCTGCCCCGAGCGCCCTGATCGACTTCATCGATCCGCACGGATCGGGGACGCGCACGCGCCTGGCGTTCGGCACGCCGGAGCAGGCCTGGACGGCACGCACCGCCGCCGAGGTGCCCGCGGTGCTGGAGGCGGCGCAGCAGGCCGCGGCGGCGGGCCGCTGGTGCGTGGGCTTCGTGGCCTACGAGGCGGCGCCTGCGTTCGATGCGGCGTTCGAGGTGCATCCGTCCTGCGGCCCGCTGGCCTGGTTCGCCGCGTTCGACGACGCCGCGCCCTGGCCGGACGGCCTGGCGCCCGCGTACCCGCCACTGCAGTGGGAGGCGTCGATCGGTCGGGCCGGGTTCGATGCCGCGCTGGCCCGCATCCACCAGGCCATCGCCGACGGCGAGGTCTACCAGGTCAACTACACCGCAGCGGTGCGCAGTCCCCATGCCGGGGCAGCGCTGGAGCTGTTCCGCGCGCTGCACCGCACCCAGCCCGAGGGCTATGCGGCGTTCCTCGACACGGGCGAGCTGCAGGTGCTGTCGGTCTCGCCGGAACTGTTCTTCGACTGGCGCGACGGCCGCCTGCTGTGCCGCCCGATGAAGGGCACGGCGCTGCGCGGCGCCACGCCCGAGGAAGACCGGGCGCGCGCCGAGGCACTGCGCACGACCGAGAAGGAGCGCGCCGAGAACCTGATGATCGTGGACCTGATCCGCAACGACCTCTCGCGCATCGCGCGGCCGTTCTCGGTGCGGGTGCCGCGGCTGTTCCACACGCAGGCGCTGCCGACGGTGTGGCAGATGACCTCCGACGTGATGGCCGAGACCCGCCCGGGCACGACGCTGCGCGACGTCTTCGCGGCGCTGTTTCCCTGCGGGTCGGTGACCGGTGCGCCCAAGGTGCGGGCGATGCACTGGATCCGCGCACTGGAGCGCGCGCCGCGCGGCGTCTACTGCGGCGCGGTCGGCGTGCTGCGCCCGGACGGCTCGGCCACCTTCAACGTGCCGATCCGCACCGTGGTGCTGCAGGACGGCCAGGCGCAGTGCGGCATCGGCAGCGGCATCACGGCCGACGCGGGCACGGACGGCGAGTGGGCCGAGTGGGGCGGCAAGCGCCGCTTCCTCGAACTGGCGCGCCAGCCGTTCCGGCTGGTCGAGACGCTGCGGCTGGAGGACGGCCGCTTCCGCGCCGAGGCGCTGCACCTGCAGCGCATGGCCGCTGCCGCGGTGCATTTCGGTTACCCCTGGGACGAGGCGCGCGTGCGCGGCGCCCTGCAGGCGCTGGCGGCCGCGCATCCGCAGGGGCCGTGGCGCGTGCGCCTGCTGCTCGATGCGGCCGGAGCGGCGCAGGCCGAGGCACATCCGATGGCGGCCGCTGTCCCCGGGCGGGTGACGGTGCAGCTGGCGCGCGAGCCGGTGCGGGCGGCGCTGCCGGACTTCCTGCGCTACAAGACCACGCGGCGCGAGCACTACGAGGTGCATGCACCGGACGACCCGGCGGTGTTCGACACGCTGCTGTGGAATGCCGAGGGCGAAGTGACGGAATTCACGCGCGGCAACGTCGCGGTGCGGCTGGACGGCCGATGGGTCACGCCGCCGCTGCGTTGCGGCCTGCTGGGTGGCGTGGCGCGCGCCGAGGCGCTGCGCGACGGGCGCCTGGCCGAGGCGGTGGTGCGCGTCGAGGACCTGGCGCGGGCCGAGGGGTTGGCCTTCCTGAGCAGCCTGCGCGGCTGGATTCCCGCGATGCTGCGCCGGCACTGA
- a CDS encoding ANTAR domain-containing response regulator, with amino-acid sequence MAPTPASSLRIVIVAPETLNPDPSDVEAGWEAERSRSLRIGLLQGGYDVVAVLPADVFLPDRLAQIQPDMIIVDAESQARDTLEHVVVATRDARRPIVLFTDDDDTSHVKDAIAAGVTVYVVAGLAPERIKPVLDVALARFQHEEALRRELAKTRTQLQDRKLVERAKGILMKRYGCDEQQAYERLRKAAMDKGLRIAEVAQRLIDVADVIG; translated from the coding sequence ATGGCCCCGACTCCTGCATCATCTTTGCGCATCGTCATCGTCGCGCCCGAGACCCTCAATCCGGACCCGTCGGATGTCGAAGCCGGATGGGAGGCCGAGCGCTCGCGCAGCCTGCGCATCGGCCTGCTGCAAGGCGGCTACGACGTCGTCGCGGTGCTGCCGGCCGACGTCTTCCTGCCCGACCGCCTGGCGCAGATCCAGCCGGACATGATCATCGTCGACGCCGAAAGCCAGGCGCGCGACACGCTGGAACACGTGGTGGTGGCCACCCGCGACGCGCGGCGCCCCATCGTGCTGTTCACCGACGACGACGACACCTCGCATGTCAAGGACGCGATCGCCGCGGGCGTGACGGTCTACGTCGTGGCGGGCCTCGCGCCCGAGCGCATCAAGCCGGTGCTCGACGTCGCGCTGGCGCGTTTCCAGCACGAGGAAGCACTGCGCCGCGAACTGGCCAAGACGCGCACCCAGCTGCAGGACCGCAAGCTCGTCGAGCGCGCCAAGGGCATCCTGATGAAGCGCTACGGCTGCGACGAGCAGCAGGCCTACGAACGGCTGCGCAAGGCCGCGATGGACAAGGGCCTGCGCATCGCCGAGGTGGCCCAGCGGCTGATCGACGTCGCCGACGTGATCGGCTGA
- the lgt gene encoding prolipoprotein diacylglyceryl transferase: MLTYPQIDPVALQLGPVAIHWYGLTYLVAFGLFYFLATRRLRHEPYRSLTGAAAWSRKDVEDMLFIGIMGVIVGGRLGYCLFYKPGYYLGHPLEIFMVWRGGMSFHGGLLGVIAAMAWFARSRGKPFWQVMDFVAPCVPTGLAAGRIGNFINGELWGRFASPELPWAMVFPHSGSMQPRHPSQLYQFLLEGLLLFVLLWLYARRPRATGQVSGAFLVGYGVFRFIAEYFREPDSFLGLLALNMSMGQWLCVPMIVAGALIWSLATRRARA; the protein is encoded by the coding sequence ATGCTGACCTACCCCCAGATCGATCCCGTGGCCCTGCAGCTGGGCCCGGTGGCCATCCACTGGTACGGCCTGACCTACCTCGTCGCCTTCGGGCTGTTCTACTTCCTCGCCACGCGCCGGCTCCGGCACGAGCCGTACCGCTCGCTCACCGGGGCGGCAGCCTGGTCGCGCAAGGACGTCGAGGACATGCTGTTCATCGGCATCATGGGCGTGATCGTGGGCGGGCGCCTCGGCTACTGCCTGTTCTACAAGCCGGGCTACTACCTGGGCCACCCGCTGGAGATCTTCATGGTCTGGCGCGGCGGCATGAGCTTCCATGGCGGGCTGCTCGGCGTGATCGCCGCGATGGCATGGTTCGCGCGCTCGCGCGGCAAGCCGTTCTGGCAGGTGATGGACTTCGTCGCGCCCTGCGTGCCGACGGGGCTGGCGGCCGGGCGCATCGGCAACTTCATCAACGGCGAGCTGTGGGGGCGCTTCGCCAGTCCCGAACTGCCCTGGGCGATGGTGTTCCCGCACAGCGGCTCGATGCAGCCGCGCCATCCGTCGCAGCTCTACCAGTTCCTGCTCGAGGGGCTGCTGCTGTTCGTGCTGCTGTGGCTGTACGCACGCAGGCCGCGCGCCACGGGCCAGGTCTCGGGGGCCTTTCTGGTCGGCTACGGCGTGTTCCGCTTCATCGCCGAGTACTTCCGCGAGCCCGACAGCTTCCTCGGCCTGCTTGCACTGAACATGAGCATGGGGCAATGGTTGTGCGTGCCCATGATCGTCGCTGGTGCACTGATCTGGAGCCTGGCCACCCGGCGCGCCCGGGCCTGA
- a CDS encoding TIGR04438 family Trp-rich protein, with protein MWFVVIGVFLILLKLAELGPVGEWSWLGVLWPFPCAMVWWWWADKTGYTKRKQMEKMEERKQERRRKNIVALGLQERKRR; from the coding sequence ATGTGGTTCGTCGTGATCGGGGTGTTCCTGATCCTGCTCAAGCTCGCCGAGCTCGGGCCGGTCGGGGAATGGTCTTGGCTCGGGGTGCTCTGGCCGTTCCCGTGCGCGATGGTCTGGTGGTGGTGGGCGGACAAGACCGGCTACACCAAACGCAAGCAGATGGAGAAGATGGAAGAGCGCAAGCAGGAGCGCCGCCGCAAGAACATCGTCGCGCTGGGCCTGCAGGAGCGCAAGCGCCGCTGA
- a CDS encoding CmpA/NrtA family ABC transporter substrate-binding protein, which translates to MNDNSSLKAALSRRTVLKATAAAAAGAGGMVPGLQSAVWAQGSDKPEKEEVRIGFIPLTDCASVVMASVLGFDRKYGVKIVPTKETSWAGVRDKLVNGELDMAHVLYGLIYGVHLGVSGPKKDMAVLMSLNNNGQAITLSKKLADKGAVDGASLAKVMAADRRDYTFAQTFPTGTHAMWLYYWLASAGINPFKDAKVITVPPPQMVANMRVGNMDGFCVGEPWNHRAIMDGIGITAVTSQEVWKDHPEKTLGTTADFVRKYPNTCRAVIAAVLEASKWIDAGLQNKLKMAETVAAKSYINTSVDAINQRILGRYQNGLGKTWDDPNHMKFFNDGAVNFPYLSDGMWFLTQHKRWGLIKEHPDYLAVARQVNQIDLYKEAAAAAKVSVPTQVMRSSKLIDGVVWDGKDPAKYADGFKVKVG; encoded by the coding sequence ATGAACGACAACTCCTCGCTGAAAGCCGCGCTGAGCCGGCGCACCGTGCTGAAAGCCACCGCTGCCGCGGCCGCCGGCGCCGGCGGCATGGTCCCGGGCCTGCAAAGCGCCGTCTGGGCCCAGGGCTCGGACAAGCCCGAGAAGGAAGAAGTGCGCATCGGCTTCATCCCGCTGACCGACTGCGCCTCGGTGGTGATGGCCTCGGTGCTGGGCTTTGACAGGAAGTACGGCGTGAAGATCGTGCCGACCAAGGAGACCTCCTGGGCCGGCGTGCGCGACAAGCTGGTCAACGGCGAGCTGGACATGGCGCACGTGCTGTACGGCCTGATCTACGGCGTGCACCTCGGCGTCAGCGGGCCGAAGAAGGACATGGCGGTGCTGATGAGCCTGAACAACAACGGCCAGGCCATCACGCTGTCGAAGAAGCTGGCCGACAAGGGTGCGGTCGACGGTGCCTCGCTGGCCAAGGTGATGGCCGCCGACCGGCGCGACTACACCTTCGCGCAGACCTTCCCCACCGGCACGCACGCGATGTGGCTGTACTACTGGTTGGCCTCGGCAGGGATCAACCCGTTCAAGGACGCCAAGGTCATCACCGTGCCGCCGCCGCAGATGGTCGCCAACATGCGCGTGGGCAACATGGACGGCTTCTGCGTGGGCGAGCCGTGGAACCACCGCGCCATCATGGACGGCATCGGCATCACCGCCGTGACGTCGCAGGAAGTGTGGAAGGACCATCCCGAGAAGACGCTCGGCACGACGGCGGACTTCGTCAGGAAGTACCCCAACACCTGCCGCGCCGTCATCGCCGCGGTGCTCGAGGCGAGCAAGTGGATCGACGCCGGCCTGCAGAACAAGCTGAAGATGGCCGAGACGGTGGCGGCCAAGTCCTACATCAACACCAGCGTCGATGCGATCAACCAGCGCATCCTGGGCCGCTACCAGAACGGCCTGGGCAAGACCTGGGACGATCCCAACCACATGAAGTTCTTCAACGACGGGGCGGTCAACTTCCCTTACCTGAGCGACGGCATGTGGTTCCTCACGCAGCACAAGCGCTGGGGCCTGATCAAGGAGCACCCGGACTACCTGGCCGTGGCCAGGCAGGTCAACCAGATCGACCTCTACAAGGAGGCCGCCGCAGCCGCCAAGGTCAGCGTCCCGACGCAGGTGATGCGCAGCAGCAAGCTGATCGACGGCGTGGTCTGGGACGGCAAGGACCCCGCGAAGTACGCCGACGGCTTCAAGGTCAAGGTCGGCTGA
- a CDS encoding LysR family transcriptional regulator yields MSEDSIDLRVWRQFLAVAEELHFGRAAQRLAMTQPPLTQAIARLERTLGVRLFDRTRRRVALTPAGEALVPEVRALLAQAQALPARARAAAAGEVGRVRLAFVSTAGFEQVPAWVRAFRAHSPGVALELVEATGDVQLGAFARSEIDAGLMLHTPGSAPAGLARLPVATEPMVLALPARHPLAQAPRPALAQVLAEPLVIFPRRIVPSLYDAVMALYAQAGCAAQVAQEAIQMQTIVNLVAGGIGVAWVPESVTQFRRAGVVYRSGRELRGAGRHGTVLPVCETSLVWPAGPTSPALARFVGFVRELVGG; encoded by the coding sequence ATGAGTGAGGACAGCATCGACCTGCGCGTCTGGCGCCAGTTCCTGGCCGTGGCCGAGGAGCTGCACTTCGGCCGCGCCGCGCAGCGCCTGGCGATGACCCAGCCGCCGCTGACGCAGGCCATCGCCCGGCTGGAACGCACGCTGGGGGTGCGGCTGTTCGACCGCACGCGCCGCCGCGTCGCGCTCACGCCGGCCGGCGAGGCGCTGGTGCCGGAGGTGCGCGCGCTGCTGGCCCAGGCCCAGGCGCTGCCGGCGCGCGCCCGCGCGGCCGCGGCCGGCGAGGTGGGGCGGGTGCGGCTGGCGTTCGTCTCGACTGCCGGCTTCGAGCAGGTGCCTGCCTGGGTGCGGGCGTTCCGCGCGCACAGCCCGGGCGTGGCGCTGGAGCTGGTGGAAGCCACCGGCGACGTGCAGCTGGGCGCCTTCGCGCGCAGCGAGATCGACGCCGGCCTGATGCTGCACACGCCCGGCTCGGCGCCGGCCGGGCTGGCGCGCCTGCCGGTGGCGACCGAGCCGATGGTGCTGGCACTGCCGGCGCGGCATCCGCTCGCGCAGGCGCCGCGGCCGGCGCTCGCGCAGGTGCTCGCCGAGCCGCTGGTGATCTTCCCGCGCCGCATCGTGCCCTCGCTGTACGACGCGGTGATGGCGCTGTACGCGCAGGCCGGCTGCGCGGCGCAGGTCGCGCAGGAGGCGATCCAGATGCAGACCATCGTCAACCTGGTGGCCGGCGGCATCGGCGTGGCCTGGGTGCCCGAGAGCGTGACCCAGTTCCGCCGCGCCGGGGTGGTGTACCGCTCGGGCCGGGAGCTGCGCGGCGCCGGCCGCCACGGCACGGTGCTGCCGGTGTGCGAGACCAGCCTGGTCTGGCCGGCCGGACCCACCTCGCCGGCGCTGGCGCGCTTCGTCGGCTTCGTGCGCGAGCTGGTGGGCGGCTGA
- the ilvD gene encoding dihydroxy-acid dehydratase produces MDTKTIRINRRSANITEGKSRASNRSMFYALGYKEDDFSKPMVGVANGHSTITPCNAGLQKLVDAAVAGIQEAGGNAQVFGTPTISDGMAMGTEGMKYSLVSREVIADCIETCVQGQWMDGVLVVGGCDKNMPGGMMGILRANVPAIYVYGGTILPGKWRGQDLNIVSVFEAVGQNAAGKISDEELKEIEQHAIPGTGSCGGMYTANTMSSAFEALGMSLPYSSTMANPHDEKQNSARESAKVLLEAIKKDLKPRDIVTKKAIENAVSVIMATGGSTNAVLHFLAIAHAAGVDWTIDDFERIRKRVPVICDLKPSGKYLAVDLHRAGGIPQVMKILLNAGLLHGDCITITGKTIAETLADVPDQPPVDQDVIRPIDKPLYKEGHLAILKGNLSPEGAVAKITGLKNPVITGPARVFNDEQSALQAILDGKIKPGDVMVLRYLGPKGGPGMPEMLAPTGALIGAGLGESVGLITDGRFSGGTWGMVVGHVAPEAAEGGTIALVEEGDSITIDAHQLLLQLNVSDEEIARRRAAWTPPAPRYTRGVLAKFAKNASSASCGAVLDKFE; encoded by the coding sequence ATGGACACCAAGACGATCCGGATCAACCGCCGCAGCGCCAACATCACCGAAGGGAAGTCGCGCGCTTCCAACCGTTCGATGTTCTACGCGCTGGGCTACAAGGAAGACGACTTCAGCAAGCCGATGGTCGGCGTGGCCAACGGTCACAGCACCATCACGCCCTGCAACGCCGGCCTGCAGAAGCTGGTCGACGCGGCGGTGGCCGGCATCCAGGAAGCGGGCGGCAACGCCCAGGTGTTCGGCACCCCCACCATCTCCGACGGCATGGCGATGGGCACCGAGGGCATGAAGTACTCGCTGGTCAGCCGCGAGGTGATCGCCGACTGCATCGAGACCTGCGTGCAGGGCCAGTGGATGGACGGCGTGCTGGTGGTCGGCGGCTGCGACAAGAACATGCCGGGCGGCATGATGGGCATCCTGCGCGCCAACGTGCCGGCCATCTACGTCTACGGCGGCACCATCCTGCCGGGCAAGTGGCGCGGCCAGGACCTGAACATCGTCAGCGTCTTCGAGGCGGTGGGCCAGAACGCCGCCGGCAAGATCAGCGACGAGGAACTCAAGGAGATCGAGCAGCACGCCATCCCCGGCACCGGCTCGTGCGGCGGCATGTACACCGCCAACACCATGTCCAGCGCCTTCGAGGCCCTGGGCATGAGCCTGCCCTATTCCTCGACGATGGCCAATCCGCACGACGAGAAGCAGAACTCGGCCCGCGAATCGGCCAAGGTGCTGCTGGAGGCGATCAAGAAGGACCTCAAGCCGCGCGACATCGTCACCAAGAAGGCGATCGAGAACGCCGTCTCCGTCATCATGGCCACCGGCGGCTCGACCAACGCGGTGCTGCACTTCCTGGCCATCGCGCACGCGGCGGGCGTGGACTGGACCATCGACGACTTCGAGCGCATCCGCAAGCGCGTGCCGGTGATCTGCGACCTCAAGCCCAGCGGCAAGTACCTGGCCGTGGACCTGCACCGCGCCGGCGGCATCCCGCAGGTCATGAAGATCCTGCTCAACGCCGGCCTGCTGCACGGTGACTGCATCACGATCACCGGCAAGACCATCGCCGAGACGCTGGCCGACGTGCCCGACCAGCCGCCGGTGGACCAGGACGTGATCCGCCCGATCGACAAGCCGCTGTACAAGGAAGGCCACCTGGCGATCCTGAAGGGCAACCTGTCGCCCGAGGGCGCGGTCGCGAAGATCACCGGCCTGAAGAACCCGGTCATCACCGGCCCGGCGCGCGTGTTCAACGACGAGCAGTCGGCGCTGCAGGCCATCCTGGACGGCAAGATCAAGCCGGGCGACGTGATGGTGCTGCGCTACCTGGGCCCGAAGGGCGGCCCGGGCATGCCGGAGATGCTGGCGCCCACCGGCGCGCTGATCGGCGCGGGCCTGGGCGAGAGCGTGGGCCTGATCACCGACGGGCGCTTCTCGGGCGGCACCTGGGGCATGGTGGTCGGCCACGTCGCACCGGAAGCGGCCGAGGGTGGCACGATCGCGCTGGTGGAAGAAGGCGACTCGATCACCATCGACGCCCACCAGCTGCTGCTGCAGCTCAACGTCAGCGACGAGGAGATCGCCCGCCGCCGTGCGGCCTGGACGCCGCCTGCGCCGCGCTACACCCGCGGCGTGCTGGCCAAGTTCGCGAAGAACGCCTCCAGCGCGAGCTGCGGTGCGGTGCTCGACAAGTTCGAGTGA
- a CDS encoding ABC transporter ATP-binding protein, producing MSRHFIDVQDAGMVFHTRKGRFHALRDIHLGIEQGEFVALIGHSGCGKSTLLNLIAGLLKPTSGVLLCDNREIDAPGPERAVVFQNHSLLPWLTCYENVYLAVERVFGRRETRAQLRARTEAALQLVGMGHAMAKRPHEVSGGMKQRVGIARALAMEPKVLLMDEPFGALDALTRAHLQDELLKIVAATRSTVVMVTHDVDEAVLLSDRIVMMTNGPAATIGEILRVDLPRPRDRVALAEDPRYIACRKQVLDFLYTRHGQAAAALAA from the coding sequence ATGAGCCGGCATTTCATCGACGTGCAGGACGCCGGGATGGTGTTCCACACGCGCAAGGGACGCTTCCACGCGCTGCGCGACATCCACCTCGGCATCGAGCAGGGCGAGTTCGTCGCGCTGATCGGCCACTCGGGCTGCGGCAAGTCCACGCTGCTCAACCTGATCGCCGGGCTGCTGAAGCCCACCTCGGGCGTGCTGCTGTGCGACAACCGCGAGATCGACGCCCCCGGGCCGGAACGCGCGGTGGTGTTCCAGAACCACTCGCTGCTGCCGTGGCTGACCTGCTACGAGAACGTTTACCTCGCGGTCGAGCGCGTGTTCGGGCGTCGCGAGACCCGCGCCCAGCTGCGCGCGCGCACCGAGGCGGCGCTGCAGCTGGTCGGCATGGGGCACGCGATGGCCAAGCGGCCGCACGAGGTCTCGGGGGGCATGAAGCAGCGCGTGGGCATTGCCCGCGCGCTTGCGATGGAACCCAAGGTGCTGCTGATGGACGAACCCTTCGGCGCGCTCGATGCGCTGACGCGCGCCCACCTGCAGGACGAGCTGCTGAAGATCGTCGCCGCGACGCGCAGCACCGTGGTGATGGTCACGCACGACGTGGACGAGGCGGTGCTGCTGTCGGACCGCATCGTGATGATGACCAACGGCCCGGCGGCCACGATCGGCGAGATCCTGCGCGTGGACCTGCCGCGCCCGCGCGACCGCGTCGCGCTGGCCGAGGACCCGCGCTACATCGCCTGCCGCAAGCAGGTGCTGGATTTCCTCTACACCCGCCACGGCCAGGCCGCCGCGGCCCTGGCCGCATGA
- a CDS encoding c-type cytochrome: MKHALALAAALGALAAGPALANQQLAQQKNCLICHNVDKRVVGPSFKEIAAKYAGQKDAVDKLAQKVIKGGSGVWGQAPMPANPQVSEAEAKTLVQWILTQK; this comes from the coding sequence ATGAAACACGCCCTCGCTCTCGCTGCCGCCCTCGGTGCGCTCGCCGCGGGCCCCGCGCTGGCGAACCAGCAGCTCGCCCAGCAGAAGAACTGCCTGATCTGCCACAACGTCGACAAGCGCGTGGTCGGCCCCTCCTTCAAGGAAATTGCCGCCAAGTACGCGGGCCAGAAGGATGCCGTGGACAAGCTGGCCCAGAAGGTGATCAAGGGCGGCTCGGGCGTGTGGGGCCAGGCCCCGATGCCGGCCAACCCGCAGGTCAGCGAAGCCGAAGCCAAGACCCTGGTGCAGTGGATCCTCACGCAGAAGTGA